From Phragmites australis chromosome 5, lpPhrAust1.1, whole genome shotgun sequence, a single genomic window includes:
- the LOC133918928 gene encoding probable protein phosphatase 2C 14, with product MVEAAAGRRSGTSRRRPSGGGERHRQQQLHQRLVAVAVAARVVMFTTRSTGAAAGGAGAGATVTGGVAGAGAGGSGGRCIEDLFDCLLGVLRALGVTWAAALPQRQPRPAPPRRVAPVSVDTRSFASELRGIPGRIAGNGACAVASLYTMQGKKGVNQDAMIVWENFCSRDDTIFCGVFDGHGPYGHFVAKRVRDLLPVKLSADLGMDEGRETATSNIKSNANELGSPEHIDRGDTAISYEAERNGEYPESFPALRTSFLKAFHVMDRDLKLHKNIDCFFSGTTAVAVIKQGRNLIIGNLGDSRAVLGTRNENNHLIAVQLTVDLKPNIPSEAQRIRQRKGRIFALPEEPEVFRVWLPKYNSPGLAMARAFGDFCLKDHGLISMPDVSYHCIREKDEFIVLATDGVWDVLSNDEVVSIVSRATSRASAARVLVESAHRAWRTRFPTSKIDDCAVVCLFLNTDEASESSSSMANDSANAVEVSSDQRTATIQLSTGASTDVVTGLVTDRNDLCVVDAVAKPVTHVDSPKDG from the exons ATGGTGGAGGCCGCCGCGGGGCGCCGGTCGGGTACCAGCCGTCGGCGGCCTAGCGGCGGAGGGGAGCGCCAtcggcagcagcagctgcaccaGCGCCTGGTCGCCGTCGCTGTCGCCGCGCGCGTCGTCATGTTCACCACTCGCTCCACGGGGGCAGCGGCGGGAGGAGCCGGAGCGGGAGCAACAGTAACAGGAGGAgtggccggcgccggcgccggcggcagcggcgggcggTGCATAGAGGACTTGTTCGACTGCCTACTCGGCGTGCTCCGCGCGCTCGGCGTCACGTGGGCTGCCGCGCTGCCCCAGAGGCAGCCGCGCCCTGCGCCGCCGCGCAGGGTGGCCCCTGTGTCCGTGGACACCAGGAGCTTCGCttcggagctgaggggcatccCTGGCCGGATCGCCGGCAATGGCGCCTGCGCCGTCGCGTCGCTCTACACGATGCAGGGCAAGAAGGGCGTCAACCAGGATGCTATGATCGTCTGGGAG AACTTTTGTTCGAGAGATGATACCATCTTTTGTGGTGTTTTTGATGGTCATGGACCTTACGGTCATTTCGTTGCTAAGAGAGTTAGAGATCTACTGCCCGTGAAGTTAAGTGCAGATCTGGGGATGGACGAGGGTAGAGAGACAGCCACCAGCAACATCAAAAGCAATGCAAATGAATTAGGTTCACCAGAACACATAGACAGAGGAGATACTGCCATTTCCTATGAAGCTGAACGAAATGGGGAGTATCCAGAGAGCTTCCCAGCATTGAGAACTTCTTTCTTGAAGGCGTTCCATGTAATGGATAGGGATCTGAAATTACATAAAAACATTGATTGCTTTTTCAGTGGAACTACAGCGGTGGCAGTGATCAAGCAG GGGCGCAATCTTATAATTGGCAACTTGGGGGACTCAAGAGCTGTCTTGGGCACCAGAAATGAAAATAATCATCTTATTGCTGTCCAATTGACAGTTGATCTTAAGCCTAACATTCCAA GTGAAGCACAGCGAATCAGGCAGCGCAAGGGCAGAATATTTGCACTTCCTGAGGAACCCGAAGTTTTTCGTGTCTGGCTTCCAAAGTACAACTCACCTGGATTGGCCATGGCTAGGGCATTTGGAGACTTCTGTCTGAAGGATCATGGTCTAATTTCCATGCCTGATGTTTCCTATCATTGCATCAGAGAAAAGGATGAATTTATTGTGTTGGCTACCGATGGG GTGTGGGATGTGCTGTCAAACGATGAAGTTGTTAGTATCGTCAGCCGAGCCACTTCTCGGGCCTCTGCAGCACGTGTTCTAGTTGAATCAGCTCATCGTGCCTGGCGAACTCGGTTCCCTACTTCTAAAATTGATGATTGTGCCGTCGTCTGCCTTTTCCTGAATACAGATGAAGCAAGTGAGTCGTCCAGTTCCATGGCCAACGATTCAGCAAATGCTGTAGAAGTTAGCAGCGATCAGCGCACTGCAACTATCCAGCTGAGCACCGGAGCATCCACCGATGTTGTCACAGGACTGGTAACAGATAGAAACGACCTGTGTGTTGTTGATGCCGTCGCAAAGCCGGTCACTCACGTGGATTCGCCGAAGGATGGTTGA